Genomic window (Pirellulaceae bacterium):
TTGCGATCTTGAACGGAGAAATCGCAATCAACATCCGAACAATCCATAAACTCGACTGCTCTGACCGGCGCCGGCCGTTTCTCACCCTGCCCGAACTCAGACTGATTTTCGACTGGCACATCGGCTGTTGGGCGGCCATCCAGAAACGAGTTGACCAGAAGAGTCGGCTTTTTTGTTTCGAGCCATATTCTTGGTGCGTCACGATCAACGCGAGGCTCCTGTAACGTCAGGCTGACTTTTACTCCGAAGCGAGAATCAGACGGAAGACAATCCCCTGCGAGTCGATCGGCGTGAAGCCTGTGCATAATTTGTCGCACACCGCACTCCGCCCCCAACCGGCTTCTTACGATTTTTCGGCTGGCAACGTCAAACCAACTCAAGACAGAGGTCGATGGACTTAAATCTTTCGCAACGTTTAACAAGCGATCGCAGTATTCAAAAAGCGAGGACAAACAAGTACGGTGTGCACGTGCGACACAACACAGCTTCGAGTGGGTCCCGGGTAGACGCCTGCGAGCCAACGGCCTTGTCTCAAAAACGACACACCAATTGTCACTGCGTAAGGACGTAAAAAGCTACCATCAAGAGGAGAAGTTTGATGAATATCACCCAACGAAGCGATCCACTTGCCGGCAATATGAGTCGCTGGATCGCGATGGTTTGCTTGATAACCGCTTTGCTATTCGCCTGCTTCGCCTAATAGCGGCACCGACAGCGTGTCTCAATGCGTTCGCCAGCAAAGAGAGGTCACACAAAAACGGCCTTGCGAAACGAGAAGATACAGAGCAACGCCAAGCCAAGGACACTCAACGTCGATGGCTCGGGCACAACTCGGGGAGACTTCAACTTGAACGGTCCTTGTTCGTATCCCCCTTCGGCAAAGGCGTTGATCAGATCCGTTGAGTCAAAGCGGCGATCTTGGTTCCAATCGCCATCCGCCCATCCCGCATTAACAGCCTCGCCATACTTACCCGCCTGCAACACCATCACAAGGTCTTCACTCGTAAATTCCCCGTCGACATTAGCATCACCAGTCCAGATGGAAGCGTAGACAGCCGATTCAGGGTGCGTCACGTTGATGAACCCCATCGAGCGGAAAGGAAGACGGTTGGCCTGTTCGAGTAAGGTCGGATCGGCGAAATAAACAGCCGCGCTTCTCAGGACCATGTAATAGGTTGACAGTTCCAAGGGAAACTCTTCGCCTGGCCATTGATCCCACTCTTTATCACCGAGCATATAAGGCAAAAAATAATCCAACGCCAACCGTAAGCTACGCCCGTCCTCTGTTTCGTAGTCGAACAGGTCGACGCCACCGAGTCCTCGTCCTACAGCAGCCAACTCCATCGCACGGTTAAGATTGTAGCGGTGATACAAGCGATTGTTCGCACGCAACATTTCCAAAGGATTCGATCCATCTTCTGCGATTTGTCCCAGCATACGATCGTTGACATAATTCAGGTAATTCTTTTCGGCCGAGGCAATATCGCCGTTATAGAGCCCAAAAGCTGTGAACATGAAATCATAGTTCGTACCGTGATTCGAAGGCTCGTTTCTTTGCACTTCGCCGAAACGATCGGTTTCAGCCCAAACGGTGAAATCGCGAGTCCATTGTTTCAAACCGGCTTCGTCAGTCTCTGTCCAGCTAGGCGAAGCTTCAACAATTCCCATCGCATCAATCATCCGCCGCCCCCCCAACGCGTTACCAAAACCGGGCGTAGCGAATGACCCCGGACTACGCCCTGGGATCACACTCGAGTACAAGTCGCGGGGATTCATTCGTGTTTCTTCATCCAGAAACCATGTCCTGAACAGAGAAGCCATTTTCCCTCCATACCTTTCATCGCCTGTTAAATAATAGGCAACTGATAACGGTTCGACGGCCCGAGCCAGCCCATAAAACTGATCCCAATCTAAATGACTATCAGGATTACCATGCCCGTCGCGGCGAATCCACGGCGTTCCATCGGCCGTATTCGGATTCGGCCAGGAATAATATCCGTAACTTAATAAATCGTGCGGATCACCAGACGGCGCAACCTCCGGAGTGTTCACAACGCTATACGGCCCCAACGTCAACGCTTTGTTCGCTCGCGAAATCACTCTATCAACATCCGACTTCACGCTCGGATCGCCTCTCAACCAGGCTTGCTTAATCAAATCCAGATGGTCAAGACTGACGAGAAATGACCTGGCCTCGCCCCCCTCTGATGCCCGCAAAACACCATTCGTCTGAAGATGGCTTGCGAACAGAAATAACAAGCCTGCCAAGAGTAGGCCCCGGCTAAATCGCTTTAATTCACGCATGAACATTCTCACTTTCGAATCCAATCATATCCTCACTACTTTGGACTCGCAAACGTTGAAACGACAGCCTCAGCGCAATTCACAACTTGCAGACAGTCTGCCTGTCAAAACTAGAACAGGCATAAATAACACCGGCAAATGACCGCGAATCCATCCCATGTAAAGACTCTGTGACAAATCCAATCCTGTATCGATTTGTTATCAACCAAATCAACGATCAAGGTCAGCTATATCCTGCAAGCCACCGCCCTTGCTACGACAACCAATT
Coding sequences:
- a CDS encoding alginate lyase family protein, coding for MRELKRFSRGLLLAGLLFLFASHLQTNGVLRASEGGEARSFLVSLDHLDLIKQAWLRGDPSVKSDVDRVISRANKALTLGPYSVVNTPEVAPSGDPHDLLSYGYYSWPNPNTADGTPWIRRDGHGNPDSHLDWDQFYGLARAVEPLSVAYYLTGDERYGGKMASLFRTWFLDEETRMNPRDLYSSVIPGRSPGSFATPGFGNALGGRRMIDAMGIVEASPSWTETDEAGLKQWTRDFTVWAETDRFGEVQRNEPSNHGTNYDFMFTAFGLYNGDIASAEKNYLNYVNDRMLGQIAEDGSNPLEMLRANNRLYHRYNLNRAMELAAVGRGLGGVDLFDYETEDGRSLRLALDYFLPYMLGDKEWDQWPGEEFPLELSTYYMVLRSAAVYFADPTLLEQANRLPFRSMGFINVTHPESAVYASIWTGDANVDGEFTSEDLVMVLQAGKYGEAVNAGWADGDWNQDRRFDSTDLINAFAEGGYEQGPFKLKSPRVVPEPSTLSVLGLALLCIFSFRKAVFV